One Streptomyces lincolnensis genomic region harbors:
- a CDS encoding NADP-dependent oxidoreductase, with amino-acid sequence MPKAYVFTRYGGPETEALMEVARPAPGPGQVLVAVRAAGINPVDWKLRTGHVRPGDGEQVFPAVLGREAAGVVEEVGEGVEGFAAGDEVFGNTVAGGYAEYALLSAEVTAHKPAALSFASAATLPVAAATAYDGIRHLDLPAGATLLVTGAGGGVGAAAVQIARATGLSVVGVASEGKKDFVEALGAVHVPSGPGWDARVRAAAPDGVDGVYDLVGGDVLAEAAGLLTDRTRLITAGAPVEEVERLGGARVARARTAAVLEEVARLVVDGRLDPYITRTFPLEQAGEALRTVEDGHARGKVVIEVAR; translated from the coding sequence ATGCCCAAGGCGTATGTCTTCACCCGGTACGGCGGGCCGGAGACCGAGGCCCTCATGGAGGTCGCCCGGCCCGCGCCCGGCCCCGGGCAGGTCCTGGTCGCGGTGCGGGCCGCCGGGATCAACCCCGTCGACTGGAAGCTGCGCACGGGACACGTCCGGCCCGGCGACGGCGAACAGGTGTTCCCCGCCGTCCTCGGCCGCGAGGCCGCGGGGGTCGTGGAGGAGGTCGGCGAGGGCGTCGAGGGGTTCGCCGCCGGGGACGAGGTCTTCGGCAACACGGTCGCCGGAGGGTATGCCGAGTACGCCCTGCTGTCCGCCGAGGTCACCGCGCACAAGCCCGCCGCCCTGTCCTTCGCAAGCGCCGCGACCCTGCCGGTGGCCGCCGCGACCGCGTACGACGGGATCCGCCATCTCGACCTGCCCGCCGGGGCGACCCTCTTGGTCACGGGCGCGGGCGGCGGTGTCGGAGCGGCGGCCGTGCAGATCGCCCGGGCTACCGGGCTGAGCGTCGTCGGCGTCGCGAGCGAGGGCAAGAAGGACTTCGTCGAGGCGCTCGGGGCCGTCCACGTCCCGTCCGGGCCGGGCTGGGACGCCCGGGTGCGGGCGGCGGCCCCGGACGGCGTCGACGGGGTCTACGACCTGGTGGGCGGCGACGTGCTGGCCGAGGCCGCCGGACTGCTCACCGACCGGACCCGTCTGATCACCGCGGGCGCCCCGGTCGAGGAGGTGGAACGGCTCGGCGGCGCCCGCGTGGCCCGGGCCCGCACCGCGGCCGTCCTCGAAGAGGTCGCCCGCCTCGTCGTGGACGGCCGGCTCGACCCGTACATCACTCGCACGTTCCCCCTCGAACAGGCCGGCGAAGCGCTGCGCACCGTCGAGGACGGCCACGCCCGCGGCAAGGTCGTGATCGAGGTCGCCCGATGA